A genomic window from Salvia miltiorrhiza cultivar Shanhuang (shh) chromosome 5, IMPLAD_Smil_shh, whole genome shotgun sequence includes:
- the LOC131025257 gene encoding paired amphipathic helix protein Sin3-like 3 isoform X3, producing MKRSRDDVFVSSMLKGSAIPSPTEPSGQAQMSTARSAQKLQTTDALSYLKVVKEKFQDKGDNMYNEFLAVMKEFKAQRIDTSGVIVKVKELFRGDRDLILGFNAFLPKGYEITLPPEDEPLLKKKPVDFEEAIGFVNKIKTRFQGDHHVYNAFLDILNIYRKNSISITEVYQEVSVLFQDHADLLVEFTHFLPYTTAAPAHHAQPVRNNILLQNSGGSPMTLTRPIEQKPAAGDQFVTCPDPEQLRVNKKENKAERDDDDNLDSERKYAGGDDSASDQLHKEDPVSIFCGKVKERLKDSENYKKFLDCVRSYRSKFVTLPQFQMLVASILGSHPDLKEQCEDFIIYIEKIGSKQNFRSQKVDDREADEHNKEDSNKNKDHDNRERDRSDKVLAFNKDVQGQKLSITKEKYMAKPIHELDLSNCESCTPSYRLLPNNYPIPSVSCRTKIGSQVLNDHWVSVTSGSEDYSFKHMRKNQYEESLFRCEDDRFELDMLLESVNATTKRVEELLDSMNSHTDKTDSTFHIDDHLTAVNLRCIERLYGDHGLDVRDVLRKNAPLALPVILTRLKQKQEEWARCRSDFNKIWAEIYARNYHKSLDHRSFYFKQQDTKNLSAKAFLAEIREISEKDQNEDEKILSISAGYRQPIKPHMKFEYPDPDIQEDLYQLMKYACGEVCTPEQQDKVMRIWTTFLEPVFSIPSRPSVGDIKETVNNDSSKRLANFGEGNGTPVGEAASENRRSLDMSKTGGENFPTEQSRCSRILMVDNGVKNGGSPSADNAACEIDVSRNATQNGVMRTDASSTIPAMSGNSKQAGFFEQVTPNASGEKNINVENGSSSAIGDRVTTVMLNNKPQGGLYRKVTSSSVEGIHTQKCHNEIIGFGKGEREEGELSPSKNHEDNILAAFGEVAYSSCKSADSVRRTGGEALRVVEAGGENDANADDEGEESAKGSSDSENGYKIADVSATDSADREERSPGDHDEDEDHDENDNKDESEREGEGVADIHENEGTVAFSGHVLNTVKPLTTKLPTALPVKERNSEIFYGNDSFYLLFRLHQILYERMHSAKLHSSSPENKWRILNDSNTTDSYARFKDALHSLLDGSSDNAKFEDDCRTIIGAQSYILFSLDKLIHKLVKQLQTIASEEMENKLIQLYSYERSRSPRKFVDDIYHENARFLLPEDNLYRIECVPSPTCLTAQLMKNEQDKPEETAIYMDPAFAAYLNGELLSVAPERKGKHKIFLKRNKRKFSTQDKIPDISRATEQLVTYNGLEIKVACNTLKAAYVIGTEDFLYRLSKRRKTPIHSRSSSSSAPNGCSQRVRRICRLMVS from the exons ATGAAGAGGTCTAGAGATGATGTGTTTGTGAGTTCTATGCTCAAGGGCTCTGCCATTCCTTCTCCAACTGAACC TTCTGGGCAAGCTCAGATGTCAACTGCAAGGAGTGCGCAGAAGCTCCAGACAACTGATGCCTTGTCGTATCTTAAAGTTGTGAAGGAAAAATTTCAGGACAAAGGGGACAACATGTACAATGAATTTCTTGCTGTCATGAAAGAGTTCAAGGCTCAAAG AATTGATACATCTGGTGTTATAGTGAAAGTGAAGGAATTATTTAGAGGGGACCGAGACCTAATTCTGGGTTTCAATGCCTTTTTACCGAAGGGATACGAAATTACCCTCCCACCGGAGGATGAACCACTTCTAAAAAAGAAGCCAGTAGATTTTGAAGAAGCAATCGGTTTTGTAAACAAAATAAAG ACTAGATTTCAGGGTGATCATCATGTATACAACGCATTTCTTGACATCTTGAATATATACAGAAAAAATAGCATTTCAATAACAGAAGTCTATCAGGAG GTTTCAGTTCTTTTTCAGGATCATGCTGACCTACTTGTAGAGTTCACTCATTTTTTACCTTATACTACTGCTGCCCCTGCCCATCATGCTCAACCCGTTAGAAATAATATCTTGCTGCAGAACAGTGGAGGATCTCCCATGACATTGACACGGCCCATTGAGCAG AAGCCTGCTGCAGGCGACCAGTTTGTTACTTGCCCTGATCCAGAGCAATTGAGAGTGAACAAAAAAGAGAACAAAGCTGagcgtgatgatgatgataactTGGACAGTGAAAGAAAATATGCTGGTGGCGATGATTCTGCGAGTGACCAGTTACATAAAG AGGACCCAGTGTCAATTTTCTGCGGAAAAGTGAAGGAAAGATTGAAAGATTCCGAAAACTACAAGAAATTTTTGGACTGTGTTCGCTCCTATAGAAGCAAGTTTGTCACACTGCCTCAATTTCAAATGCTG GTGGCTAGTATACTGGGATCACATCCAGACCTCAAGGAACAGTGTGAagatttcataatttatattgaGAAGATAG GCAGCAAACAAAATTTCAGATCTCAAAAGGTAGATGATCGTGAAGCAGATGAGCATAATAAGGAAGAcagtaataaaaataaagatcATGACAATAGAGAAAGGGATAGATCCgacaaggttcttgctttcaacAAAGATGTCCAAGGACAGAAGCTGTCCATTACAAAGGAGAAGTATATGGCAAAACCCATCCATGAACTTGATCTCTCTAACTGCGAAAGCTGCACTCCAAGTTACCGACTTCTTCCTAACAAT TACCCGATTCCATCAGTGAGCTGTAGAACAAAGATTGGTTCTCAAGTGCTGAATGACCATTGGGTGTCCGTCACTTCAGGAAGTGAGGACTACTCATTCAAACATATGCGCAAAAACCAATATGAAGAAAGCCTGTTCCGTTGCGAGGACGACAG GTTTGAACTTGACATGTTGTTGGAATCTGTGAATGCAACAACAAAGCGTGTTGAAGAATTGTTAGATAGTATGAATTCTCATACTGACAAGACTGATAGTACATTTCATATAGACGATCATCTGACAG CTGTTAACCTTCGGTGCATTGAGCGTTTATACGGTGACCATGGGCTTGACGTACGGGATGTGTTGAGGAAGAACGCACCCCTTGCCCTGCCAGTTATTTTAACCCGGCTGAAGCAGAAACAGGAAGAATGGGCAAGGTGCCGCTCCGATTTCAATAAGATTTGGGCTGAAATTTATGCTAGAAACTACCACAAGTCACTCGATCACAGGAGCTTCTATTTTAAGCAACAGGATACAAAGAACTTGAGTGCTAAAG CATTTTTGGCTGAAATAAGAGAAATAAGCGAAAAGGATCAGAATGAAGATGAGAAGATTCTCTCAATCAGTGCTGGATATAGGCAACCCATCAAACCTCATATGAAGTTTGAGTATCCTGATCCCGACATTCAAGAAGATCTATATCAGCTCATGAAATACGCTTGCGGAGAAGTGTGTACACCTGAGCAGCAAGACAAAGTCATGAGGATTTGGACAACGTTCCTTGAACCAGTGTTCAGCATTCCTTCCCGTCCGAGTGTCGGGGACATCAAAGAAACTGTCAACAATGATTCATCTAAAAGATTGGCCAATTTTGGTGAAGGGAATGGCACCCCTGTTGGCGAGGCTGCTTCAGAAAACCGCCGATCATTAGATATGTCCAAAACTGGAGGTGAAAATTTTCCAACTGAACAATCCCGTTGCAGCAGAATACTAATGGTCGATAATGGGGTCAAGAATGGTGGTTCTCCTAGTGCGGATAATGCTGCTTGCGAGATTGATGTATCACGCAATGCAACCCAAAATGGAGTAATGCGCACCGATGCCAGCAGCACCATACCTGCTATGTCGGGAAACAGCAAACAAGCTGGTTTCTTCGAGCAGGTTACTCCAAATGCTTCAGGAGAAAAGAACATAAATGTGGAAAATG GATCAAGTAGTGCTATTGGTGATCGTGTGACTACGGTAATGCTGAATAACAAACCGCAG GGTGGTCTTTATAGGAAAGTTACTTCCTCTTCAGTCGAGGGGATCCACACTCAGAAATGCCACAATGAAATTATAGGTTTTGGCAAAGGTGAACGAGAAGAAGGTGAATTGTCTCCTAGTAAGAATCACGAAGACAACATTTTGGCTGCATTTGGAGAAGTTGCGTACAGTTCATGTAAAAGTGCTGACAGTGTTAGAAGGACCGGAGGAGAAGCTCTTCGTGTTGTGGAGGCGGGAGGAGAAAATGATGCCAACGCTGACGATGAAGGCGAGGAAAGTGCTAAGGGCTCCTCAGACAGCGAGAATGGCTATAAAATTGCTGATGTCTCAGCGACTGATTCAGCTGATAGAGAAGAGCGCTCCCCGGGAGATCATGATGAAGACGAGGACCATGATGAGAATGACAACAAGGATGAGAGTGAACGAGAGGGGGAAGGCGTGGCAGATATCCATGAGAATGAGGGAACGGTTGCATTTTCTGGTCATGTTCTAAATACTGTGAAGCCTCTTACGACGAAATTGCCTACTGCCTTACCTGTCAAAGAGAGGAACTCGGAGATTTTCTATGGAAACGATTCCTTCTATTTGCTTTTCAGGCTTCACCAA ATTCTATACGAAAGAATGCATAGCGCTAAGCTGCATTCGTCATCTCCAGAAAATAAATGGAGGATCTTGAACGATTCAAATACAACAGATTCATATGCTAG ATTCAAGGATGCACTACACAGTTTACTGGATGGATCATCTGATAACGCAAAGTTCGAGGATGATTGCCGAACTATCATTGGTGCTCAATCCTACATCCTCTTTTCACTAGACAAACTGATACATAAACTTGTTAAACAG CTACAAACAATTGCAAGCGAGGAGATGGAGAACAAACTCATTCAGCTATATTCATATGAACGATCAAGAAGTCCCAGAAAATTTGTTGATGATATTTATCACGAAAATGCACGTTTTCTTCTCCCCGAAGATAACTTGTATCGAATAGAATGT GTGCCTTCCCCAACGTGTTTAACGGCTCAGCTCATGAAAAACGAGCAGGACAAACCCGAAGAGACGGCTATCTACATGGACCCCGCATTTGCAGCTTATTTGAATGGTGAACTGCTATCAGTTGCTCCAGAAAGAAAGGGAAAACATAAGATATTCTTGAAGAG AAACAAAAGGAAATTTTCGACTCAAGACAAGATccccgacatctccagagccacGGAACAACTTGTAACTTATAACGGTCTTGAAATCAAGGTCGCTTGCAATACGCTGAAG GCTGCTTATGTCATAGGCACGGAAGACTTCTTATATCGCCTGAGCAAACGGAGAAAAACTCCGATCCACAGCCGTTCAAGCAGCAGTAGCGCTCCCAATGGTTGTTCTCAAAGAGTTAGAAGAATCTGCAGATTGATGGTTAGTTGA
- the LOC131025257 gene encoding paired amphipathic helix protein Sin3-like 3 isoform X4 codes for MKRSRDDVFVSSMLKGSAIPSPTEPSGQAQMSTARSAQKLQTTDALSYLKVVKEKFQDKGDNMYNEFLAVMKEFKAQRIDTSGVIVKVKELFRGDRDLILGFNAFLPKGYEITLPPEDEPLLKKKPVDFEEAIGFVNKIKTRFQGDHHVYNAFLDILNIYRKNSISITEVYQEVSVLFQDHADLLVEFTHFLPYTTAAPAHHAQPVRNNILLQNSGGSPMTLTRPIEQPAAGDQFVTCPDPEQLRVNKKENKAERDDDDNLDSERKYAGGDDSASDQLHKEDPVSIFCGKVKERLKDSENYKKFLDCVRSYRSKFVTLPQFQMLVASILGSHPDLKEQCEDFIIYIEKIGSKQNFRSQKVDDREADEHNKEDSNKNKDHDNRERDRSDKVLAFNKDVQGQKLSITKEKYMAKPIHELDLSNCESCTPSYRLLPNNYPIPSVSCRTKIGSQVLNDHWVSVTSGSEDYSFKHMRKNQYEESLFRCEDDRFELDMLLESVNATTKRVEELLDSMNSHTDKTDSTFHIDDHLTAVNLRCIERLYGDHGLDVRDVLRKNAPLALPVILTRLKQKQEEWARCRSDFNKIWAEIYARNYHKSLDHRSFYFKQQDTKNLSAKAFLAEIREISEKDQNEDEKILSISAGYRQPIKPHMKFEYPDPDIQEDLYQLMKYACGEVCTPEQQDKVMRIWTTFLEPVFSIPSRPSVGDIKETVNNDSSKRLANFGEGNGTPVGEAASENRRSLDMSKTGGENFPTEQSRCSRILMVDNGVKNGGSPSADNAACEIDVSRNATQNGVMRTDASSTIPAMSGNSKQAGFFEQVTPNASGEKNINVENGSSSAIGDRVTTVMLNNKPQGGLYRKVTSSSVEGIHTQKCHNEIIGFGKGEREEGELSPSKNHEDNILAAFGEVAYSSCKSADSVRRTGGEALRVVEAGGENDANADDEGEESAKGSSDSENGYKIADVSATDSADREERSPGDHDEDEDHDENDNKDESEREGEGVADIHENEGTVAFSGHVLNTVKPLTTKLPTALPVKERNSEIFYGNDSFYLLFRLHQILYERMHSAKLHSSSPENKWRILNDSNTTDSYARFKDALHSLLDGSSDNAKFEDDCRTIIGAQSYILFSLDKLIHKLVKQLQTIASEEMENKLIQLYSYERSRSPRKFVDDIYHENARFLLPEDNLYRIECVPSPTCLTAQLMKNEQDKPEETAIYMDPAFAAYLNGELLSVAPERKGKHKIFLKRNKRKFSTQDKIPDISRATEQLVTYNGLEIKVACNTLKAAYVIGTEDFLYRLSKRRKTPIHSRSSSSSAPNGCSQRVRRICRLMVS; via the exons ATGAAGAGGTCTAGAGATGATGTGTTTGTGAGTTCTATGCTCAAGGGCTCTGCCATTCCTTCTCCAACTGAACC TTCTGGGCAAGCTCAGATGTCAACTGCAAGGAGTGCGCAGAAGCTCCAGACAACTGATGCCTTGTCGTATCTTAAAGTTGTGAAGGAAAAATTTCAGGACAAAGGGGACAACATGTACAATGAATTTCTTGCTGTCATGAAAGAGTTCAAGGCTCAAAG AATTGATACATCTGGTGTTATAGTGAAAGTGAAGGAATTATTTAGAGGGGACCGAGACCTAATTCTGGGTTTCAATGCCTTTTTACCGAAGGGATACGAAATTACCCTCCCACCGGAGGATGAACCACTTCTAAAAAAGAAGCCAGTAGATTTTGAAGAAGCAATCGGTTTTGTAAACAAAATAAAG ACTAGATTTCAGGGTGATCATCATGTATACAACGCATTTCTTGACATCTTGAATATATACAGAAAAAATAGCATTTCAATAACAGAAGTCTATCAGGAG GTTTCAGTTCTTTTTCAGGATCATGCTGACCTACTTGTAGAGTTCACTCATTTTTTACCTTATACTACTGCTGCCCCTGCCCATCATGCTCAACCCGTTAGAAATAATATCTTGCTGCAGAACAGTGGAGGATCTCCCATGACATTGACACGGCCCATTGAGCAG CCTGCTGCAGGCGACCAGTTTGTTACTTGCCCTGATCCAGAGCAATTGAGAGTGAACAAAAAAGAGAACAAAGCTGagcgtgatgatgatgataactTGGACAGTGAAAGAAAATATGCTGGTGGCGATGATTCTGCGAGTGACCAGTTACATAAAG AGGACCCAGTGTCAATTTTCTGCGGAAAAGTGAAGGAAAGATTGAAAGATTCCGAAAACTACAAGAAATTTTTGGACTGTGTTCGCTCCTATAGAAGCAAGTTTGTCACACTGCCTCAATTTCAAATGCTG GTGGCTAGTATACTGGGATCACATCCAGACCTCAAGGAACAGTGTGAagatttcataatttatattgaGAAGATAG GCAGCAAACAAAATTTCAGATCTCAAAAGGTAGATGATCGTGAAGCAGATGAGCATAATAAGGAAGAcagtaataaaaataaagatcATGACAATAGAGAAAGGGATAGATCCgacaaggttcttgctttcaacAAAGATGTCCAAGGACAGAAGCTGTCCATTACAAAGGAGAAGTATATGGCAAAACCCATCCATGAACTTGATCTCTCTAACTGCGAAAGCTGCACTCCAAGTTACCGACTTCTTCCTAACAAT TACCCGATTCCATCAGTGAGCTGTAGAACAAAGATTGGTTCTCAAGTGCTGAATGACCATTGGGTGTCCGTCACTTCAGGAAGTGAGGACTACTCATTCAAACATATGCGCAAAAACCAATATGAAGAAAGCCTGTTCCGTTGCGAGGACGACAG GTTTGAACTTGACATGTTGTTGGAATCTGTGAATGCAACAACAAAGCGTGTTGAAGAATTGTTAGATAGTATGAATTCTCATACTGACAAGACTGATAGTACATTTCATATAGACGATCATCTGACAG CTGTTAACCTTCGGTGCATTGAGCGTTTATACGGTGACCATGGGCTTGACGTACGGGATGTGTTGAGGAAGAACGCACCCCTTGCCCTGCCAGTTATTTTAACCCGGCTGAAGCAGAAACAGGAAGAATGGGCAAGGTGCCGCTCCGATTTCAATAAGATTTGGGCTGAAATTTATGCTAGAAACTACCACAAGTCACTCGATCACAGGAGCTTCTATTTTAAGCAACAGGATACAAAGAACTTGAGTGCTAAAG CATTTTTGGCTGAAATAAGAGAAATAAGCGAAAAGGATCAGAATGAAGATGAGAAGATTCTCTCAATCAGTGCTGGATATAGGCAACCCATCAAACCTCATATGAAGTTTGAGTATCCTGATCCCGACATTCAAGAAGATCTATATCAGCTCATGAAATACGCTTGCGGAGAAGTGTGTACACCTGAGCAGCAAGACAAAGTCATGAGGATTTGGACAACGTTCCTTGAACCAGTGTTCAGCATTCCTTCCCGTCCGAGTGTCGGGGACATCAAAGAAACTGTCAACAATGATTCATCTAAAAGATTGGCCAATTTTGGTGAAGGGAATGGCACCCCTGTTGGCGAGGCTGCTTCAGAAAACCGCCGATCATTAGATATGTCCAAAACTGGAGGTGAAAATTTTCCAACTGAACAATCCCGTTGCAGCAGAATACTAATGGTCGATAATGGGGTCAAGAATGGTGGTTCTCCTAGTGCGGATAATGCTGCTTGCGAGATTGATGTATCACGCAATGCAACCCAAAATGGAGTAATGCGCACCGATGCCAGCAGCACCATACCTGCTATGTCGGGAAACAGCAAACAAGCTGGTTTCTTCGAGCAGGTTACTCCAAATGCTTCAGGAGAAAAGAACATAAATGTGGAAAATG GATCAAGTAGTGCTATTGGTGATCGTGTGACTACGGTAATGCTGAATAACAAACCGCAG GGTGGTCTTTATAGGAAAGTTACTTCCTCTTCAGTCGAGGGGATCCACACTCAGAAATGCCACAATGAAATTATAGGTTTTGGCAAAGGTGAACGAGAAGAAGGTGAATTGTCTCCTAGTAAGAATCACGAAGACAACATTTTGGCTGCATTTGGAGAAGTTGCGTACAGTTCATGTAAAAGTGCTGACAGTGTTAGAAGGACCGGAGGAGAAGCTCTTCGTGTTGTGGAGGCGGGAGGAGAAAATGATGCCAACGCTGACGATGAAGGCGAGGAAAGTGCTAAGGGCTCCTCAGACAGCGAGAATGGCTATAAAATTGCTGATGTCTCAGCGACTGATTCAGCTGATAGAGAAGAGCGCTCCCCGGGAGATCATGATGAAGACGAGGACCATGATGAGAATGACAACAAGGATGAGAGTGAACGAGAGGGGGAAGGCGTGGCAGATATCCATGAGAATGAGGGAACGGTTGCATTTTCTGGTCATGTTCTAAATACTGTGAAGCCTCTTACGACGAAATTGCCTACTGCCTTACCTGTCAAAGAGAGGAACTCGGAGATTTTCTATGGAAACGATTCCTTCTATTTGCTTTTCAGGCTTCACCAA ATTCTATACGAAAGAATGCATAGCGCTAAGCTGCATTCGTCATCTCCAGAAAATAAATGGAGGATCTTGAACGATTCAAATACAACAGATTCATATGCTAG ATTCAAGGATGCACTACACAGTTTACTGGATGGATCATCTGATAACGCAAAGTTCGAGGATGATTGCCGAACTATCATTGGTGCTCAATCCTACATCCTCTTTTCACTAGACAAACTGATACATAAACTTGTTAAACAG CTACAAACAATTGCAAGCGAGGAGATGGAGAACAAACTCATTCAGCTATATTCATATGAACGATCAAGAAGTCCCAGAAAATTTGTTGATGATATTTATCACGAAAATGCACGTTTTCTTCTCCCCGAAGATAACTTGTATCGAATAGAATGT GTGCCTTCCCCAACGTGTTTAACGGCTCAGCTCATGAAAAACGAGCAGGACAAACCCGAAGAGACGGCTATCTACATGGACCCCGCATTTGCAGCTTATTTGAATGGTGAACTGCTATCAGTTGCTCCAGAAAGAAAGGGAAAACATAAGATATTCTTGAAGAG AAACAAAAGGAAATTTTCGACTCAAGACAAGATccccgacatctccagagccacGGAACAACTTGTAACTTATAACGGTCTTGAAATCAAGGTCGCTTGCAATACGCTGAAG GCTGCTTATGTCATAGGCACGGAAGACTTCTTATATCGCCTGAGCAAACGGAGAAAAACTCCGATCCACAGCCGTTCAAGCAGCAGTAGCGCTCCCAATGGTTGTTCTCAAAGAGTTAGAAGAATCTGCAGATTGATGGTTAGTTGA